The following proteins are encoded in a genomic region of Drosophila willistoni isolate 14030-0811.24 chromosome 3R, UCI_dwil_1.1, whole genome shotgun sequence:
- the LOC6647015 gene encoding protein neuralized isoform X2, translating into MGQSAGKIVRRSPSSCPGPNNLPPLQFHSVHGDNIRISRDGTLARRYESFCRAITFSARPVRINERICVKFAEISNNWNGGIRFGFTSNDPVSLEGSLPKYACPDLTNRPGFWAKALHEQYCEKDNILYYYVNNAGDVIYGINNEEKGVILSGIDTRSLLWTVIDIYGNCTGIEFLDARIYMYQQQQISIPPPSSSAGQQQQPLPQSAAASSLNPHHPHQQSRRSLPGGNAIGLSEHDLERHVMPSLQSLHLSSGVPTSVEAHDLANGLPPLRYNANGRLIPVPFHITKGRNVRLSHDRFVASRTESDFCQGYVFTARPIRIGEKLIVQILKTEQMYVGALALGLTSCNPAVLQPNDLPNDSDFLLDRPEYWVVSKDIAAAPQRGDEIAFFVAPNGEVSISKNNGPAVVVMHVDQSLQLWAFLDVYGSTQSLRMFRQQLPNMVAYPSQPQVNAGALPSGSNAAIASAASTSRMLPMADSLTSLNATASQGQLMASKMSLNQHHLHHPSQLSVAQSTSTLASASNGGANGSRMISMPSNGDILQIQPNGGGTVLVVNLPPATSSHDLNGQLAAATRQQQQQQQATTITSSGILNGACSSGTLISTTSSQYIEPIANNTNANATKWKDSLSDQHSTDSSAECTICYENPIDSVLYMCGHMCMCYDCAIEQWRGVGGGQCPLCRAVIRDVIRTYTT; encoded by the exons ATGGGGCAGTCAGCCGGTAAAATTG TTCGCCGCTCGCCCTCATCCTGCCCTGGCCCAAATAACCTGCCACCTTTGCAATTCCATAGCGTACATGGCGACAATATACGCATCTCTCGGGATGGAACGCTGGCACGTCGTTATGAGAGTTTCTGCCGTGCAATTACCTTCTCGGCCCGTCCTGTGCGCATTAATGAAAGGATTTGTGTGAAATTCGctgaaatttcaaataattggAATGGTGGTATACGTTTCGGTTTCACCAGCAATGATCCTGTATCGCTGGAGGGATCCTTGCCCAAATATGCCTGCCCAGATCTCACGAATCGTCCCGGATTCTGGGCCAAGGCTCTGCATGAGCAATATTGCGAAAAGgacaatattttatattactATGTGAATAATGCCGGCGATGTTATCTATGGCATTAACAATGAGGAGAAGGGTGTCATCTTGTCGGGCATTGATACACGTAGCTTGCTATGGACTGTCATCGATATTTATGGAAATTGTACGGGCATTGAGTTTTTAGATGCCAGAATCTATATgtatcaacagcagcaaatatCGATACCTCCTCCATCGTCATCTGCcgggcaacagcagcagccactgCCTCAATCAGCCGCCGCCTCTAGCTTGAATCCTCATCATCCACATCAGCAATCGCGTCGTTCACTGCCCGGCGGCAATGCCATCGGACTGAGTGAACATGATTTGGAACGTCATGTGATGCCATCGTTGCAATCGTTGCATTTGTCAAGCGGTGTTCCCACAAGTGTTGAGGCCCACGATCTGGCCAATGGTTTGCCCCCTCTGCGTTATAATGCCAATGGCCGCCTGATACCTGTTCCATTTCACATAACCAAAGGACGTAATGTACGTCTATCGCATGATCGTTTTGTTGCCTCGCGCACTGAATCCGATTTCTGTCAGGGTTATGTCTTTACCGCCCGCCCCATTCGCATTGGGGAGAAACTTATTGTCCAGATTCTGAAGACCGAACAGATGTATGTGGGCGCCTTGGCCCTGGGACTGACATCGTGCAATCCAGCTGTTTTGCAGCCAAATGATTTGCCCAATGATTCGGATTTCCTATTGGATCGTCCGGAATATTGGGTGGTTAGCAAGGATATTGCTGCCGCCCCCCAACGTGGCGATGAAATCGCCTTCTTTGTGGCCCCCAATGGCGAGGTGAGCATTAGTAAGAATAATGGTCCCGCCGTAGTTGTCATGCACGTGGATCAATCATTACAATTGTGGGCCTTCCTCGATGTGTATGGATCGACCCAGTCGTTAAGGATGTTCCGTCAGCAATTGCCGAATATGGTGGCATATCCATCTCAGCCCCAAGTTAATGCCGGAGCACTGCCAAGTGGATCCAATGCCGCTATCGCCTCCGCCGCCTCTACCTCACGTATGCTACCCATGGCTGATTCATTGACTAGCCTAAATGCCACTGCCAGTCAAGGGCAATTGATGGCATCGAAAATGTCACTAAATCAGCACCATCTGCATCATCCGTCCCAGTTGAGTGTGGCACAGAGTACAAGTACTCTGGCCTCGGCCAGTAATGGGGGAGCCAATGGCAGTCGCATGATCAGCATGCCCTCAAACGGTGACATCCTTCAAATCCAACCAAATGGAGGTGGCACTGTTCTAGTAGTTAATCTACCTCCGGCTACAAGTTCGCATGATTTGAATGGTCAATTGGCGGCCGCCACcaggcaacaacagcagcagcagcaggcgaCGACAATCACCTCCAGTGGCATATTGAACGGCGCTTGTTCCAGTGGCACATTGATAAGCACCACCAGCAGTCAATACATTGAG CCAATTGCCAATaatacaaatgcaaatgccACCAAATGGAAGGACAGCTTGAGCGACCAACATAGCACAGATTCAAGTGCCGAGTGTACCATATGCTATGAGAATCCCATCGATTCCGTTCTATATATGTGTGGACATATGTGCATGTGCTACGACTGTGCCATCGAGCAATGGCGTGGTGTGGGCGGTGGTCAATGTCCATTATGTCGGGCTGTTATTCGTGATGTCATCAGGACCTACACAACGTAA
- the LOC6647016 gene encoding uroporphyrinogen-III synthase — protein sequence MGDCVKHSVVLLKSQTQDDSYDERPNLEAIYINPVTYVFKNIPRLRAKLLNPHKYAGIILCAPRCVYAVNEALQKDPLPTCWRPLHNYALGKNTRNMAYYSLQNLPTMGVSACSAHNLCDLIRETFGPKRDLPFLLPCGNLASNTLHLRLVAQGFRVDSCECFESQCHPHFMNSMKQALKLKKLETIVFFSPASVKSGAEFIKKYSVSIEDRKLIAVGRQTQKAMLESGLKIHRLVESPLEESVVNAIIN from the coding sequence ATGGGCGATTGCGTTAAGCATAGtgttgttttattaaaatcacAAACTCAAGATGATTCTTACGATGAACGGCCAAATTTGGAAGCGATCTATATAAATCCTGTAACATATGTCTTTAAGAATATACCACGGTTGCGAGCAAAACTCCTGAATCCCCATAAATATGCAGGAATAATTTTATGCGCTCCACGTTGTGTTTATGCTGTGAACGAAGCTCTCCAAAAGGATCCCTTGCCCACGTGCTGGCGTCCTTTGCACAATTATGCCCTAGGAAAAAATACACGAAATATGGCCTACTATTCACTACAGAACTTACCCACCATGGGTGTAAGTGCTTGTAGTGCTCATAATCTATGCGATTTAATTAGAGAGACATTCGGCCCCAAGCGTGATCTTCCATTCCTTTTGCCATGTGGCAATCTGGCCAGTAATACATTACATCTGCGTCTGGTGGCTCAGGGTTTTCGAGTGGATAGCTGCGAATGCTTTGAGAGTCAATGTCATCCACACTTTATGAATTCCATGAAACAGGCCCTCAAACTCAAGAAATTGGAAACTATTGTCTTTTTCTCACCGGCAAGCGTGAAAAGTGGTGCAGAATTTATCAAAAAGTATTCAGTTTCAATTGAAGATCGTAAACTCATAGCTGTAGGTCGCCAAACCCAGAAGGCCATGTTGGAGTCTGGTCTCAAAATCCATCGTCTAGTTGAATCGCCCCTTGAGGAATCGGTAGTTAATGCCATaatcaattaa
- the LOC124462142 gene encoding uncharacterized protein LOC124462142 produces MAVTRILEQWHELKTHFGIAAKEEKCHKAIVLYNMFQDNINYLYLLFLKPILQDMQKVNKCFQSNTSNPSKLLNELIFAINSLKIYIIAPDKSVDCINDDGFEKYVTRDLYLGYAFEKHIKSVSISNDEEKSIRESCTNFVVDLVKQLKQRLPDNFKILKQADAFAVENILKTKKKNIIPILEFFGIPNIDEIERQYNELTLISWENTEDTIKFWVEVLNYRDSGGNNRFSKLSSVALEIHSLPWSNAEVERVFSQVNLIKNKIRNRMNVDTLNSILTIRSGLSRHNKCCFDYKVSSICLKSIENVEQLDNEPKQSVDNLIAGLMSFK; encoded by the exons ATGGCGGTCACGAGAATTTTGGAACAATGGCATGAGCTTAAGACTCATTTTGGTATTGCTGCCAAGGAGGAGAAATGTCACAAAGCAATCGTTTTATATAATATGTTTCAAGATAATATTaactatttatatttattgtttttgaaaCCAATTTTGCAAGATATGCAAAAAGTTAACAAATGCTTCCAAAGCAATACTTCAAATCCATCGAAATTGTTAAACGAGCTAATATTTGCCATCAATTCACTAAAAATCTACATAATAGCTCCAGATAAAAGTGTAGATTGTATAAACGATGATGGATTTGAAAAGTATGTGACTAGAGACTTGTATCTTGGATATGCTTTTGAAAAACATATCAAATCTGTGAGTATATCCAATGATGAGGAAAAGTCGATCCGAGAAAGTTGCACGAATTTCGTAGTTGATCTTGTTAAGCAACTAAAGCAGAG GTTACCCgacaattttaaaatcttaaaaCAAGCCGATGCTTTTGCagtagaaaatattttaaaaactaaaaaaaaaaacatcattCCGATTTTGGAGTTTTTTGGAATTCCCaatattgacgaaattgaACGTCAATACAATGAATTGACACTTATCTCTTGGGAAAATACTGAGGACACAATTAAATTTTGGGTTGAAGTATTGAATTACAGAGACTCGGGCGGAAACAACCGGTTTTCTAAGCTGAGTTCTGTTGCGCTTGAAATACATTCTTTACCTTGGTCGAACGCCGAAGTGGAAAGGGTTTTTAGCCaagttaatttaataaaaaataaaataagaaatagGATGAACGTTGACACgttaaattcaatattaacCATAAG ATCCGGATTGAGCCGACACAACAAATGTTGCTTTGATTACAAAGTTTCTTCAATCTGCCTGAAGTCTATAGAAAATGTGGAACAATTAGATAATGAGCCCAAACAGTCTGTAGACAATCTAATAGCAGGTTTAATGTCATTTAAATGA
- the LOC6647015 gene encoding protein neuralized isoform X1: MGLSDIPSNYMAHHQGSHPHLNINHHHHQLQHHQNAATAAAAAAAHVLAMESNELMMSSAKDKLASKKKMHLLKKIKKRFGLVRRSPSSCPGPNNLPPLQFHSVHGDNIRISRDGTLARRYESFCRAITFSARPVRINERICVKFAEISNNWNGGIRFGFTSNDPVSLEGSLPKYACPDLTNRPGFWAKALHEQYCEKDNILYYYVNNAGDVIYGINNEEKGVILSGIDTRSLLWTVIDIYGNCTGIEFLDARIYMYQQQQISIPPPSSSAGQQQQPLPQSAAASSLNPHHPHQQSRRSLPGGNAIGLSEHDLERHVMPSLQSLHLSSGVPTSVEAHDLANGLPPLRYNANGRLIPVPFHITKGRNVRLSHDRFVASRTESDFCQGYVFTARPIRIGEKLIVQILKTEQMYVGALALGLTSCNPAVLQPNDLPNDSDFLLDRPEYWVVSKDIAAAPQRGDEIAFFVAPNGEVSISKNNGPAVVVMHVDQSLQLWAFLDVYGSTQSLRMFRQQLPNMVAYPSQPQVNAGALPSGSNAAIASAASTSRMLPMADSLTSLNATASQGQLMASKMSLNQHHLHHPSQLSVAQSTSTLASASNGGANGSRMISMPSNGDILQIQPNGGGTVLVVNLPPATSSHDLNGQLAAATRQQQQQQQATTITSSGILNGACSSGTLISTTSSQYIEPIANNTNANATKWKDSLSDQHSTDSSAECTICYENPIDSVLYMCGHMCMCYDCAIEQWRGVGGGQCPLCRAVIRDVIRTYTT, encoded by the exons atgggTCTTTCGGATATCCCAAGCAATTACATGGCCCACCATCAAGGCAGCCATCCACATCTTAATATaaaccatcatcatcatcaactgCAACACCATCAAAATGCTGCCACAGCCGCTGCAGCAGCTGCCGCCCATGTCCTAGCCATGGAAAGCAACGAACTAATGATGAGCAGCGCCAAGGACAAATTGGctagcaaaaagaaaatgcatcTACTTAAAAAGATCAAAAAACGCTTTGGCTTAG TTCGCCGCTCGCCCTCATCCTGCCCTGGCCCAAATAACCTGCCACCTTTGCAATTCCATAGCGTACATGGCGACAATATACGCATCTCTCGGGATGGAACGCTGGCACGTCGTTATGAGAGTTTCTGCCGTGCAATTACCTTCTCGGCCCGTCCTGTGCGCATTAATGAAAGGATTTGTGTGAAATTCGctgaaatttcaaataattggAATGGTGGTATACGTTTCGGTTTCACCAGCAATGATCCTGTATCGCTGGAGGGATCCTTGCCCAAATATGCCTGCCCAGATCTCACGAATCGTCCCGGATTCTGGGCCAAGGCTCTGCATGAGCAATATTGCGAAAAGgacaatattttatattactATGTGAATAATGCCGGCGATGTTATCTATGGCATTAACAATGAGGAGAAGGGTGTCATCTTGTCGGGCATTGATACACGTAGCTTGCTATGGACTGTCATCGATATTTATGGAAATTGTACGGGCATTGAGTTTTTAGATGCCAGAATCTATATgtatcaacagcagcaaatatCGATACCTCCTCCATCGTCATCTGCcgggcaacagcagcagccactgCCTCAATCAGCCGCCGCCTCTAGCTTGAATCCTCATCATCCACATCAGCAATCGCGTCGTTCACTGCCCGGCGGCAATGCCATCGGACTGAGTGAACATGATTTGGAACGTCATGTGATGCCATCGTTGCAATCGTTGCATTTGTCAAGCGGTGTTCCCACAAGTGTTGAGGCCCACGATCTGGCCAATGGTTTGCCCCCTCTGCGTTATAATGCCAATGGCCGCCTGATACCTGTTCCATTTCACATAACCAAAGGACGTAATGTACGTCTATCGCATGATCGTTTTGTTGCCTCGCGCACTGAATCCGATTTCTGTCAGGGTTATGTCTTTACCGCCCGCCCCATTCGCATTGGGGAGAAACTTATTGTCCAGATTCTGAAGACCGAACAGATGTATGTGGGCGCCTTGGCCCTGGGACTGACATCGTGCAATCCAGCTGTTTTGCAGCCAAATGATTTGCCCAATGATTCGGATTTCCTATTGGATCGTCCGGAATATTGGGTGGTTAGCAAGGATATTGCTGCCGCCCCCCAACGTGGCGATGAAATCGCCTTCTTTGTGGCCCCCAATGGCGAGGTGAGCATTAGTAAGAATAATGGTCCCGCCGTAGTTGTCATGCACGTGGATCAATCATTACAATTGTGGGCCTTCCTCGATGTGTATGGATCGACCCAGTCGTTAAGGATGTTCCGTCAGCAATTGCCGAATATGGTGGCATATCCATCTCAGCCCCAAGTTAATGCCGGAGCACTGCCAAGTGGATCCAATGCCGCTATCGCCTCCGCCGCCTCTACCTCACGTATGCTACCCATGGCTGATTCATTGACTAGCCTAAATGCCACTGCCAGTCAAGGGCAATTGATGGCATCGAAAATGTCACTAAATCAGCACCATCTGCATCATCCGTCCCAGTTGAGTGTGGCACAGAGTACAAGTACTCTGGCCTCGGCCAGTAATGGGGGAGCCAATGGCAGTCGCATGATCAGCATGCCCTCAAACGGTGACATCCTTCAAATCCAACCAAATGGAGGTGGCACTGTTCTAGTAGTTAATCTACCTCCGGCTACAAGTTCGCATGATTTGAATGGTCAATTGGCGGCCGCCACcaggcaacaacagcagcagcagcaggcgaCGACAATCACCTCCAGTGGCATATTGAACGGCGCTTGTTCCAGTGGCACATTGATAAGCACCACCAGCAGTCAATACATTGAG CCAATTGCCAATaatacaaatgcaaatgccACCAAATGGAAGGACAGCTTGAGCGACCAACATAGCACAGATTCAAGTGCCGAGTGTACCATATGCTATGAGAATCCCATCGATTCCGTTCTATATATGTGTGGACATATGTGCATGTGCTACGACTGTGCCATCGAGCAATGGCGTGGTGTGGGCGGTGGTCAATGTCCATTATGTCGGGCTGTTATTCGTGATGTCATCAGGACCTACACAACGTAA
- the LOC6647014 gene encoding aryl hydrocarbon receptor nuclear translocator homolog, which produces MDDANIQDKERFASRENHCEIERRRRNKMTAYITELSDMVPTCSALARKPDKLTILRMAVAHMKALRGTGNTSSDGTYKPSFLTDQELKHLILEAADGFLFVVSCDSGRVIYVSDSVTPVLNYTQSEWYGTSLYDHIHADDREKIREQLSTQESQNAGRILDLKSGTVKKEGHQSSMRLSMGARRGFICRMRVGNVNPDSMVSGHLNRLKQRNSLGPSRDGSNYAVVHCTGYIKNWPPTDMFPNMHMERDVDDMTSHCCLVAIGRLQVTSTAANDMSGSNNQSEFITRHAVDGKFTFVDQRVLNILGYSPTELLGKICYDFFHPEDQSHMKESFDQVLKQKGQMFSLLYRVRAKNSEYVWLRTQAYAFLNPYTDEVEYIVCTNSSGKTMHGQPLEQGGPGHTPEQQQQATVQSAEHVYVQNPGVDYTRRESSSQEAMYHPQMLAMQAPTPQQQQQRPSSAQPPVVYSYDTTHSPYSSAGGPSPLAKIPKSGSSPSPVPVPANNWAALRPQQQQPVAEATYQYQQQTSPNRSPSGPTYTQLSAGNAQQQQQQRQPGPYQATASAQPPPPSNAPGMWDWQGAPHPHPHPHPAHPTSAHPHPHGHPHAAPPTGVPGQPQQGQGQEFSDMLQMLDHSAPTTFEDLNINMFNTQFE; this is translated from the coding sequence ATGGACGATGCCAACATACAGGACAAGGAGCGTTTTGCTAGTCGCGAGAATCATTGTGAGATCGAGCGACGAAGACGAAACAAAATGACGGCCTATATTACCGAATTGTCCGATATGGTGCCCACATGCAGTGCTTTGGCCAGGAAACCAGATAAATTGACCATCTTGCGCATGGCAGTGGCTCACATGAAGGCATTACGAGGCACTGGGAATACAAGCAGTGATGGCACATACAAGCCCTCTTTCCTAACCGATCAGGAGTTGAAACATTTAATACTGGAAGCAGCCGAtggctttctttttgttgtctcCTGCGATTCGGGACGAGTTATCTATGTATCTGACTCGGTGACACCGGTCTTGAACTATACCCAAAGTGAGTGGTATGGCACAAGTCTCTATGATCACATACATGCTGATGATCGGGAGAAGATCAGAGAACAGCTTTCGACGCAGGAATCACAGAATGCTGGCAGGATTTTGGATCTGAAATCGGGCACGGTGAAAAAGGAGGGGCATCAATCGTCCATGCGTTTAAGCATGGGCGCTCGACGCGGTTTCATTTGCCGCATGCGGGTGGGCAATGTAAATCCCGATTCTATGGTATCGGGACATTTAAATCGTCTAAAGCAACGCAATTCGCTTGGACCTTCTCGTGATGGATCCAATTATGCAGTCGTTCATTGCACCGgttatattaaaaattggccACCAACTGATATGTTCCCCAATATGCATATGGAGCGGGATGTCGATGATATGACCTCGCATTGCTGTTTGGTGGCCATTGGCAGATTGCAAGTGACTTCAACGGCAGCCAACGACATGAGTGGTTCGAATAATCAGAGTGAATTCATCACTCGTCATGCTGTCGATGGAAAATTCACTTTTGTGGATCAGCGAGTTCTCAATATCTTGGGTTATAGCCCAACCGAGTTGCTCGGCAAGATTTGCTATGATTTTTTTCATCCCGAAGATCAAAGTCATATGAAAGAGTCATTCGATCAGGTCCTAAAGCAGAAGGGACAAATGTTCTCGCTATTGTATAGGGTAAGAGCCAAAAATTCGGAATATGTTTGGCTAAGGACCCAGGCATATGCATTCCTCAATCCCTATACCGATGAGGTGGAGTACATTGTCTGCACAAATAGCTCTGGTAAGACTATGCATGGTCAGCCTCTGGAGCAGGGCGGACCGGGCCATACAccagagcagcagcaacaggcaACTGTACAGAGCGCTGAACATGTCTATGTGCAAAACCCCGGTGTGGATTACACCCGCCGCGAGAGTTCCAGCCAAGAGGCCATGTATCATCCACAAATGTTAGCCATGCAAGCTCCAACaccgcaacagcagcagcagagacCAAGCTCTGCCCAGCCCCCAGTGGTTTATTCGTATGATACCACTCATTCACCCTACAGCAGTGCCGGAGGACCATCACCGTTGGCCAAGATACCCAAGTCGGGATCATCACCGTCGCCGGTGCCCGTGCCGGCAAATAACTGGGCTGCATTGCGtcctcagcagcagcaacccgTCGCCGAAGCTACCTATCAGTATCAACAACAAACGAGTCCGAATCGCTCACCAAGTGGACCCACTTACACCCAACTGAGTGCAGGCAAtgcgcagcagcagcaacaacagcgtCAGCCTGGTCCGTATCAGGCGACAGCATCGGCTCAACCACCACCGCCATCGAATGCTCCCGGTATGTGGGATTGGCAAGGTGCTCCCCATCCCCATCCACATCCGCATCCAGCTCATCCCACATCAGCCCATCCGCATCCGCATGGCCATCCACATGCAGCTCCGCCTACCGGTGTACCCGGTCAGCCACAACAGGGCCAGGGACAGGAATTCTCCGATATGCTGCAAATGCTTGATCATAGTGCTCCAACCACCTTCGAGGATCTAAATATCAATATGTTTAACACACAATTTGAGTAA